One region of Culex pipiens pallens isolate TS chromosome 2, TS_CPP_V2, whole genome shotgun sequence genomic DNA includes:
- the LOC120429734 gene encoding uncharacterized protein LOC120429734, whose product MEIAKEIPPNLYIGHFKARLYYEGLKNRCFYCKLEGHIKVNCPKIASLKSSTPAGSFSAIVAGAIAANATDLTLSTDMTTLTPQNKPPIQPRDPDRGISPTPEEADDDNEMDDDDEDEREEESGADESPDLGGDKHRKPRSSSRNVLEQLENRSRSRSLIRPEGTGGNGGKNGKEGKGGKGGKGGKGRGRPRK is encoded by the coding sequence ATGGAGATCGCCAAGGAGATACCGCCTAACCTCTACATCGGTCACTTCAAAGCACGCTTGTACTATGAAGGTTTGAAGAATAGATGTTTCTATTGCAAACTGGAAGGACACATCAAGGTCAACTGCCCGAAGATAGCGAGCTTGAAGTCTTCGACACCAGCCGGATCGTTCAGTGCCATCGTCGCAGGGGCGATCGCAGCCAACGCAACTGATCTCACACTATCAACCGACATGACCACGCTGACACCACAAAACAAGCCACCAATACAACCGCGCGATCCCGATCGCGGAATTTCGCCGACGCCGGAAGAAGCAGACGACGACAACGAGATggacgacgacgatgaagaTGAGCGAGAGGAGGAATCCGGCGCTGACGAATCGCCCGATCTCGGCGGCGACAAGCATCGTAAGCCCCGAAGTAGTTCACGCAACGTACTCGAGCAGTTGGAGAACCGTTCTCGCTCTCGCAGCCTGATCCGGCCTGAAGGTACTGGGGGAAACGGGGGGAAGAATGGGAAAGAGGGGAAGGGTGGAAAGGGGGGAAAGGGGGGGAAGGGAAGGGGTCGACCACGCAAGTAG